A genome region from Pristis pectinata isolate sPriPec2 chromosome 40, sPriPec2.1.pri, whole genome shotgun sequence includes the following:
- the ercc6l gene encoding DNA excision repair protein ERCC-6-like isoform X5: MVVDGAPSSPSRGRPDSNSSPEACGLSAGQLQRYRECVARAKEQARAGELQAALGLLTEALALRPSERLERRVQRVQEALAAQEGEDEDEWVPVDGCELRLYRQLFERLHPHQRRGVAFLHRLYAEQRGGGILADDMGLGKTVQLLAFLSGMFDAGLVHCCLVLMPASLLANWLAEFATWTPGLRVKAFHGSKVERSRNLERVQRKGGVIITTYQLVNYNLDQLSHLDGRRFTWDYMVLDEAHKIKSQLSKTTKQVNAVPAKNRVLLTGTPVQNNLQEMWTLFDFACQGSLLGPLKTFKSMYENPITRAREKDATPQEKALGLRISESLMRLIQPYFLRRTKEGIQMRGGLLGTESEGQESPPLGEILWLSRKNDLIVWIHLSQIQEEIYRKFVSSELIRELLQTKLSPLVQLNNLKKLCDHPRLLSKRIWEELGLGGGTEAGDGYDIRQVSNELLVQESGKLVFLLGLLERLQEEGHRTLVFSQSRKMLDIIQRVLTTRGFQLARMDGTMALPERQKVVENFQRRPNCSVFLLTTQVGGVGLTLTAADRVVIIDPSWNPATDAQAVDRAYRIGQTANVVIYRLVTCGSVEEKIYRRQIFKDSLIRQSVGERKNPFRYFSRQELRELFVLEDTRYSSTQRQLQTVHASQREMDAELGQHIAFLHGLPMFGVTHHNLVHSQDVAPDEENRVSDPASQQYIQERVQLAQELVAVGSQSQREPGWLDVPPSPLVLKGRGRGRTNPELDSGETPPPIDLTELPSDREMEDEVSNLSYREEGIPEPDSGETPPPIDLTELPSDRETEDEVSNLSYREEGVPELDSGETPPPIDLTELPSDRETEDEVSNLSYRGGSAIPEPDSGETPPPIDLMQLPSDRETEDEVSNLSYREGGIPELDSGETPPPIDLMQLPSDRKTEDEVSNLSYREDGAIPKLDSRETPPP, from the exons ATGGTGGTTGACggtgccccctcctccccctcacggGGGCGGCCCGACAGCAACTCGAGCCCCGAGGCGTGCGGCCTGAGCGCCGGGCAGCTGCAGCGGTACCGCGAGTGCGTGGCCCGGGCCAAGGAGCAGGCGCGGGCGGGCGAGCTGCAGGCGGCGCTCGGCCTGCTGACCGAGGCGCTGGCGCTGCGGCCGAGCGAGCGGCTGGAGCGGCGGGTGCAGCGGGTACAGGAGGCGCTGGCGGCGCAGGAGGGCGAGGACGAGGATGAGTGGGTGCCGGTGGACGGCTGCGAGCTGCGCCTCTACCGCCAGCTCTTCGAGCGGCTGCACCCGCACCAGCGGCGCGGCGTGGCCTTCCTGCACCGCCTGTACGCCGAGCAGCGCGGCGGCGGCATCCTGGCCGACGACATGGGCCTGGGCAAGACGGTGCAGCTGCTCGCCTTCCTCTCGGGCATGTTCGACGCCGGCCTGGTGCACTGCTGCCTGGTGCTGATGCCCGCCTCCCTGCTGGCCAACTGGCTGGCCGAGTTCGCCACCTGGACGCCGGGGCTGCGAGTCAAGG CGTTCCACGGCTCAAAGGTGGAGCGGAGCAGGaacctggagagggtgcagcgcAAAGGAGGGGTGATCATCACCACCTACCAGCTGGTGAACTACAACCTGGACCAGCTTTCCCACCTGGACGGCAGGCGGTTCACCTGGGACTACATGGTCCTGGACGAGGCGCACAAGATCAAGTCCCAGCTGAGCAAGACCACCAAGCAGGTCAACGCCGTACCAGCCAAGAACCGGGTGCTGCTGACAGGCACCCCCGTGCAGAACAACCTGCAGGAGATGTGGACCCTCTTTGACTTTGCCTGCCAGGGCTCGTTGCTGGGGCCCCTGAAGACCTTCAAGTCAATGTACGAGAACCCCATCACCAGGGCGAGGGAGAAGGATGCCACCCCCCAGGAGAAGGCGCTGGGACTTCGCATCTCGGAGAGCCTCATGCGACTGATCCAGCCTTACTTCCTGCGGCGGACAAAGGAGGGCATTCAGATGCGGGGGGGACTTCTGGGGACTGAATCCGAGGGGCAGGAGTCCCCACCCTTGGGTGAGATACTGTGGTTGAGCAGGAAGAATGACCTGATTGTGTGGATCCACCTCAGCCAGATCCAGGAGGAGATCTACAGGAAGTTTGTGTCGTCCGAGCTGATTCGGGAGCTGCTACAGACCAAGCTCTCCCCCCTGGTCCAGCTCAACAACCTGAAGAAGCTTTGTGACCACCCAAGGCTGCTGTCCAAGAGGATCTGGGAGGAGCTGGGGCTGGGCGGGGGCACAGAGGCTGGAGATGGCTATGACATCCGCCAGGTCTCCAACGAGCTACTGGTGCAGGAGTCGGGCAAGCTGGTCTTCCTGCTGGGGctgctggagaggctgcaggagGAGGGCCACCGGACCCTGGTCTTCTCCCAGTCGAGGAAGATGCTGGACATCATCCAGCGGGTTCTCACTACCCGGGGCTTCCAGCTGGCCCGCATGGATGGCACCATGGCCTTGCCAGAGCGCCAGAAGGTAGTGGAAAACTTCCAGCGCCGTCCCAACTGCTCGGTCTTCCTGCTCACCacccaggtgggaggggtgggcCTCACCCTCACGGCTGCCGACCGGGTGGTGATCATCGACCCCAGCTGGAACCCCGCCACCGACGCCCAGGCCGTGGACAGGGCCTACAGGATCGGGCAGACCGCCAACGTGGTGATCTATAGGCTGGTCACCtgcggcagtgtggaggaaaagatcTACAGGAGGCAGATCTTCAAAG ATTCCCTGATCCGCCAGTCAGTCGGGGAGAGGAAGAATCCCTTCCGATACTTCAGCAGACAAGAGCTGAGGGAACTGTTCGTGCTGGAGGACACCAGGTACTCGAGCACGCAGAGGCAGCTGCAGACTGTGCACGCCAGCCAGCGGGAGATGGACGCGGAACTGGGGCAGCACATCGCCTTCCTGCACGGCCTGCCCATGTTCGGCGTGACACACCACAACCTCgtccattcacaggatgtggcgcCGGACGAGGAGAACCGAGTCAGCGACCCCGCCTCGCAGCAGTACATCCAGGAGCGAGTGCAGCTGGCGCAAGAGCTGGTGGCAGTGGGGTCGCAGTCACAGAGGGAGCCGGGCTGGCTGGATGTACCTCCGAGCCCTCTGGTCCTCAAGG GTAGAGGACGAGGAAGAACCAACCCAGAGCTGGATTCTGGAGAGACCCCACCCCCCATAGACTTGACGGAGCTGCCCAGCGACAGGGAGATGGAGGACGAGGTGTCCAACCTGAGCT ACAGAGAAGAGGGCATCCCAGAGCCGGATTCCGGAGAGACCCCACCCCCCATAGACTTGACGGAGCTGCCCAGCGACAGGGAGACGGAGGACGAGGTGTCCAACCTGAGCT ACAGAGAAGAGGGCGTCCCAGAGCTGGATTCCGGAGAGACCCCACCCCCCATAGACTTGACGGAGCTGCCCAGCGACAGGGAGACGGAGGACGAGGTGTCCAACCTGAGCT ACAGAGGAGGCAGCGCCATCCCAGAGCCGGATTCCGGAGAGACCCCACCCCCCATAGACTTGATGCAGCTGCCCAGCGACAGGGAGACGGAGGACGAGGTGTCCAACCTGAGCT ACAGAGAAGGGGGCATCCCAGAGCTGGATTCCGGAGAGACCCCACCCCCCATAGACTTGATGCAGCTGCCCAGCGACAGGAAGACAGAGGATGAGGTGTCCAACCTGAGCT ACAGAGAAGATGGCGCCATTCCAAAGCTGGATTCCAGAGAGACCCCACCCCCATAG
- the ercc6l gene encoding DNA excision repair protein ERCC-6-like isoform X12, which yields MVVDGAPSSPSRGRPDSNSSPEACGLSAGQLQRYRECVARAKEQARAGELQAALGLLTEALALRPSERLERRVQRVQEALAAQEGEDEDEWVPVDGCELRLYRQLFERLHPHQRRGVAFLHRLYAEQRGGGILADDMGLGKTVQLLAFLSGMFDAGLVHCCLVLMPASLLANWLAEFATWTPGLRVKAFHGSKVERSRNLERVQRKGGVIITTYQLVNYNLDQLSHLDGRRFTWDYMVLDEAHKIKSQLSKTTKQVNAVPAKNRVLLTGTPVQNNLQEMWTLFDFACQGSLLGPLKTFKSMYENPITRAREKDATPQEKALGLRISESLMRLIQPYFLRRTKEGIQMRGGLLGTESEGQESPPLGEILWLSRKNDLIVWIHLSQIQEEIYRKFVSSELIRELLQTKLSPLVQLNNLKKLCDHPRLLSKRIWEELGLGGGTEAGDGYDIRQVSNELLVQESGKLVFLLGLLERLQEEGHRTLVFSQSRKMLDIIQRVLTTRGFQLARMDGTMALPERQKVVENFQRRPNCSVFLLTTQVGGVGLTLTAADRVVIIDPSWNPATDAQAVDRAYRIGQTANVVIYRLVTCGSVEEKIYRRQIFKDSLIRQSVGERKNPFRYFSRQELRELFVLEDTRYSSTQRQLQTVHASQREMDAELGQHIAFLHGLPMFGVTHHNLVHSQDVAPDEENRVSDPASQQYIQERVQLAQELVAVGSQSQREPGWLDVPPSPLVLKGRGRGRTNPELDSGETPPPIDLTELPSDREMEDEVSNLSYREEGIPEPDSGETPPPIDLTELPSDRETEDEVSNLSYREDGAIPKLDSRETPPP from the exons ATGGTGGTTGACggtgccccctcctccccctcacggGGGCGGCCCGACAGCAACTCGAGCCCCGAGGCGTGCGGCCTGAGCGCCGGGCAGCTGCAGCGGTACCGCGAGTGCGTGGCCCGGGCCAAGGAGCAGGCGCGGGCGGGCGAGCTGCAGGCGGCGCTCGGCCTGCTGACCGAGGCGCTGGCGCTGCGGCCGAGCGAGCGGCTGGAGCGGCGGGTGCAGCGGGTACAGGAGGCGCTGGCGGCGCAGGAGGGCGAGGACGAGGATGAGTGGGTGCCGGTGGACGGCTGCGAGCTGCGCCTCTACCGCCAGCTCTTCGAGCGGCTGCACCCGCACCAGCGGCGCGGCGTGGCCTTCCTGCACCGCCTGTACGCCGAGCAGCGCGGCGGCGGCATCCTGGCCGACGACATGGGCCTGGGCAAGACGGTGCAGCTGCTCGCCTTCCTCTCGGGCATGTTCGACGCCGGCCTGGTGCACTGCTGCCTGGTGCTGATGCCCGCCTCCCTGCTGGCCAACTGGCTGGCCGAGTTCGCCACCTGGACGCCGGGGCTGCGAGTCAAGG CGTTCCACGGCTCAAAGGTGGAGCGGAGCAGGaacctggagagggtgcagcgcAAAGGAGGGGTGATCATCACCACCTACCAGCTGGTGAACTACAACCTGGACCAGCTTTCCCACCTGGACGGCAGGCGGTTCACCTGGGACTACATGGTCCTGGACGAGGCGCACAAGATCAAGTCCCAGCTGAGCAAGACCACCAAGCAGGTCAACGCCGTACCAGCCAAGAACCGGGTGCTGCTGACAGGCACCCCCGTGCAGAACAACCTGCAGGAGATGTGGACCCTCTTTGACTTTGCCTGCCAGGGCTCGTTGCTGGGGCCCCTGAAGACCTTCAAGTCAATGTACGAGAACCCCATCACCAGGGCGAGGGAGAAGGATGCCACCCCCCAGGAGAAGGCGCTGGGACTTCGCATCTCGGAGAGCCTCATGCGACTGATCCAGCCTTACTTCCTGCGGCGGACAAAGGAGGGCATTCAGATGCGGGGGGGACTTCTGGGGACTGAATCCGAGGGGCAGGAGTCCCCACCCTTGGGTGAGATACTGTGGTTGAGCAGGAAGAATGACCTGATTGTGTGGATCCACCTCAGCCAGATCCAGGAGGAGATCTACAGGAAGTTTGTGTCGTCCGAGCTGATTCGGGAGCTGCTACAGACCAAGCTCTCCCCCCTGGTCCAGCTCAACAACCTGAAGAAGCTTTGTGACCACCCAAGGCTGCTGTCCAAGAGGATCTGGGAGGAGCTGGGGCTGGGCGGGGGCACAGAGGCTGGAGATGGCTATGACATCCGCCAGGTCTCCAACGAGCTACTGGTGCAGGAGTCGGGCAAGCTGGTCTTCCTGCTGGGGctgctggagaggctgcaggagGAGGGCCACCGGACCCTGGTCTTCTCCCAGTCGAGGAAGATGCTGGACATCATCCAGCGGGTTCTCACTACCCGGGGCTTCCAGCTGGCCCGCATGGATGGCACCATGGCCTTGCCAGAGCGCCAGAAGGTAGTGGAAAACTTCCAGCGCCGTCCCAACTGCTCGGTCTTCCTGCTCACCacccaggtgggaggggtgggcCTCACCCTCACGGCTGCCGACCGGGTGGTGATCATCGACCCCAGCTGGAACCCCGCCACCGACGCCCAGGCCGTGGACAGGGCCTACAGGATCGGGCAGACCGCCAACGTGGTGATCTATAGGCTGGTCACCtgcggcagtgtggaggaaaagatcTACAGGAGGCAGATCTTCAAAG ATTCCCTGATCCGCCAGTCAGTCGGGGAGAGGAAGAATCCCTTCCGATACTTCAGCAGACAAGAGCTGAGGGAACTGTTCGTGCTGGAGGACACCAGGTACTCGAGCACGCAGAGGCAGCTGCAGACTGTGCACGCCAGCCAGCGGGAGATGGACGCGGAACTGGGGCAGCACATCGCCTTCCTGCACGGCCTGCCCATGTTCGGCGTGACACACCACAACCTCgtccattcacaggatgtggcgcCGGACGAGGAGAACCGAGTCAGCGACCCCGCCTCGCAGCAGTACATCCAGGAGCGAGTGCAGCTGGCGCAAGAGCTGGTGGCAGTGGGGTCGCAGTCACAGAGGGAGCCGGGCTGGCTGGATGTACCTCCGAGCCCTCTGGTCCTCAAGG GTAGAGGACGAGGAAGAACCAACCCAGAGCTGGATTCTGGAGAGACCCCACCCCCCATAGACTTGACGGAGCTGCCCAGCGACAGGGAGATGGAGGACGAGGTGTCCAACCTGAGCT ACAGAGAAGAGGGCATCCCAGAGCCGGATTCCGGAGAGACCCCACCCCCCATAGACTTGACGGAGCTGCCCAGCGACAGGGAGACGGAGGACGAGGTGTCCAACCTGAGCT ACAGAGAAGATGGCGCCATTCCAAAGCTGGATTCCAGAGAGACCCCACCCCCATAG
- the ercc6l gene encoding DNA excision repair protein ERCC-6-like isoform X10 produces MVVDGAPSSPSRGRPDSNSSPEACGLSAGQLQRYRECVARAKEQARAGELQAALGLLTEALALRPSERLERRVQRVQEALAAQEGEDEDEWVPVDGCELRLYRQLFERLHPHQRRGVAFLHRLYAEQRGGGILADDMGLGKTVQLLAFLSGMFDAGLVHCCLVLMPASLLANWLAEFATWTPGLRVKAFHGSKVERSRNLERVQRKGGVIITTYQLVNYNLDQLSHLDGRRFTWDYMVLDEAHKIKSQLSKTTKQVNAVPAKNRVLLTGTPVQNNLQEMWTLFDFACQGSLLGPLKTFKSMYENPITRAREKDATPQEKALGLRISESLMRLIQPYFLRRTKEGIQMRGGLLGTESEGQESPPLGEILWLSRKNDLIVWIHLSQIQEEIYRKFVSSELIRELLQTKLSPLVQLNNLKKLCDHPRLLSKRIWEELGLGGGTEAGDGYDIRQVSNELLVQESGKLVFLLGLLERLQEEGHRTLVFSQSRKMLDIIQRVLTTRGFQLARMDGTMALPERQKVVENFQRRPNCSVFLLTTQVGGVGLTLTAADRVVIIDPSWNPATDAQAVDRAYRIGQTANVVIYRLVTCGSVEEKIYRRQIFKDSLIRQSVGERKNPFRYFSRQELRELFVLEDTRYSSTQRQLQTVHASQREMDAELGQHIAFLHGLPMFGVTHHNLVHSQDVAPDEENRVSDPASQQYIQERVQLAQELVAVGSQSQREPGWLDVPPSPLVLKGRGRGRTNPELDSGETPPPIDLTELPSDREMEDEVSNLSYREEGVPELDSGETPPPIDLTELPSDRETEDEVSNLSYRGGGAIPELDSGETPPPIDLTELPSDRETEDEVSNLSYREDGAIPKLDSRETPPP; encoded by the exons ATGGTGGTTGACggtgccccctcctccccctcacggGGGCGGCCCGACAGCAACTCGAGCCCCGAGGCGTGCGGCCTGAGCGCCGGGCAGCTGCAGCGGTACCGCGAGTGCGTGGCCCGGGCCAAGGAGCAGGCGCGGGCGGGCGAGCTGCAGGCGGCGCTCGGCCTGCTGACCGAGGCGCTGGCGCTGCGGCCGAGCGAGCGGCTGGAGCGGCGGGTGCAGCGGGTACAGGAGGCGCTGGCGGCGCAGGAGGGCGAGGACGAGGATGAGTGGGTGCCGGTGGACGGCTGCGAGCTGCGCCTCTACCGCCAGCTCTTCGAGCGGCTGCACCCGCACCAGCGGCGCGGCGTGGCCTTCCTGCACCGCCTGTACGCCGAGCAGCGCGGCGGCGGCATCCTGGCCGACGACATGGGCCTGGGCAAGACGGTGCAGCTGCTCGCCTTCCTCTCGGGCATGTTCGACGCCGGCCTGGTGCACTGCTGCCTGGTGCTGATGCCCGCCTCCCTGCTGGCCAACTGGCTGGCCGAGTTCGCCACCTGGACGCCGGGGCTGCGAGTCAAGG CGTTCCACGGCTCAAAGGTGGAGCGGAGCAGGaacctggagagggtgcagcgcAAAGGAGGGGTGATCATCACCACCTACCAGCTGGTGAACTACAACCTGGACCAGCTTTCCCACCTGGACGGCAGGCGGTTCACCTGGGACTACATGGTCCTGGACGAGGCGCACAAGATCAAGTCCCAGCTGAGCAAGACCACCAAGCAGGTCAACGCCGTACCAGCCAAGAACCGGGTGCTGCTGACAGGCACCCCCGTGCAGAACAACCTGCAGGAGATGTGGACCCTCTTTGACTTTGCCTGCCAGGGCTCGTTGCTGGGGCCCCTGAAGACCTTCAAGTCAATGTACGAGAACCCCATCACCAGGGCGAGGGAGAAGGATGCCACCCCCCAGGAGAAGGCGCTGGGACTTCGCATCTCGGAGAGCCTCATGCGACTGATCCAGCCTTACTTCCTGCGGCGGACAAAGGAGGGCATTCAGATGCGGGGGGGACTTCTGGGGACTGAATCCGAGGGGCAGGAGTCCCCACCCTTGGGTGAGATACTGTGGTTGAGCAGGAAGAATGACCTGATTGTGTGGATCCACCTCAGCCAGATCCAGGAGGAGATCTACAGGAAGTTTGTGTCGTCCGAGCTGATTCGGGAGCTGCTACAGACCAAGCTCTCCCCCCTGGTCCAGCTCAACAACCTGAAGAAGCTTTGTGACCACCCAAGGCTGCTGTCCAAGAGGATCTGGGAGGAGCTGGGGCTGGGCGGGGGCACAGAGGCTGGAGATGGCTATGACATCCGCCAGGTCTCCAACGAGCTACTGGTGCAGGAGTCGGGCAAGCTGGTCTTCCTGCTGGGGctgctggagaggctgcaggagGAGGGCCACCGGACCCTGGTCTTCTCCCAGTCGAGGAAGATGCTGGACATCATCCAGCGGGTTCTCACTACCCGGGGCTTCCAGCTGGCCCGCATGGATGGCACCATGGCCTTGCCAGAGCGCCAGAAGGTAGTGGAAAACTTCCAGCGCCGTCCCAACTGCTCGGTCTTCCTGCTCACCacccaggtgggaggggtgggcCTCACCCTCACGGCTGCCGACCGGGTGGTGATCATCGACCCCAGCTGGAACCCCGCCACCGACGCCCAGGCCGTGGACAGGGCCTACAGGATCGGGCAGACCGCCAACGTGGTGATCTATAGGCTGGTCACCtgcggcagtgtggaggaaaagatcTACAGGAGGCAGATCTTCAAAG ATTCCCTGATCCGCCAGTCAGTCGGGGAGAGGAAGAATCCCTTCCGATACTTCAGCAGACAAGAGCTGAGGGAACTGTTCGTGCTGGAGGACACCAGGTACTCGAGCACGCAGAGGCAGCTGCAGACTGTGCACGCCAGCCAGCGGGAGATGGACGCGGAACTGGGGCAGCACATCGCCTTCCTGCACGGCCTGCCCATGTTCGGCGTGACACACCACAACCTCgtccattcacaggatgtggcgcCGGACGAGGAGAACCGAGTCAGCGACCCCGCCTCGCAGCAGTACATCCAGGAGCGAGTGCAGCTGGCGCAAGAGCTGGTGGCAGTGGGGTCGCAGTCACAGAGGGAGCCGGGCTGGCTGGATGTACCTCCGAGCCCTCTGGTCCTCAAGG GTAGAGGACGAGGAAGAACCAACCCAGAGCTGGATTCTGGAGAGACCCCACCCCCCATAGACTTGACGGAGCTGCCCAGCGACAGGGAGATGGAGGACGAGGTGTCCAACCTGAGCT ACAGAGAAGAGGGCGTCCCAGAGCTGGATTCCGGAGAGACCCCACCCCCCATAGACTTGACGGAGCTGCCCAGCGACAGGGAGACGGAGGACGAGGTGTCCAACCTGAGCT ACAGAGGAGGCGGCGCCATCCCAGAGTTGGATTCCGGAGAGACCCCACCCCCCATAGACTTGACGGAGCTGCCCAGCGACAGGGAGACGGAGGACGAGGTGTCCAACCTGAGCT ACAGAGAAGATGGCGCCATTCCAAAGCTGGATTCCAGAGAGACCCCACCCCCATAG
- the ercc6l gene encoding DNA excision repair protein ERCC-6-like isoform X3 encodes MVVDGAPSSPSRGRPDSNSSPEACGLSAGQLQRYRECVARAKEQARAGELQAALGLLTEALALRPSERLERRVQRVQEALAAQEGEDEDEWVPVDGCELRLYRQLFERLHPHQRRGVAFLHRLYAEQRGGGILADDMGLGKTVQLLAFLSGMFDAGLVHCCLVLMPASLLANWLAEFATWTPGLRVKAFHGSKVERSRNLERVQRKGGVIITTYQLVNYNLDQLSHLDGRRFTWDYMVLDEAHKIKSQLSKTTKQVNAVPAKNRVLLTGTPVQNNLQEMWTLFDFACQGSLLGPLKTFKSMYENPITRAREKDATPQEKALGLRISESLMRLIQPYFLRRTKEGIQMRGGLLGTESEGQESPPLGEILWLSRKNDLIVWIHLSQIQEEIYRKFVSSELIRELLQTKLSPLVQLNNLKKLCDHPRLLSKRIWEELGLGGGTEAGDGYDIRQVSNELLVQESGKLVFLLGLLERLQEEGHRTLVFSQSRKMLDIIQRVLTTRGFQLARMDGTMALPERQKVVENFQRRPNCSVFLLTTQVGGVGLTLTAADRVVIIDPSWNPATDAQAVDRAYRIGQTANVVIYRLVTCGSVEEKIYRRQIFKDSLIRQSVGERKNPFRYFSRQELRELFVLEDTRYSSTQRQLQTVHASQREMDAELGQHIAFLHGLPMFGVTHHNLVHSQDVAPDEENRVSDPASQQYIQERVQLAQELVAVGSQSQREPGWLDVPPSPLVLKGRGRGRTNPELDSGETPPPIDLTELPSDREMEDEVSNLSYREEGVPELDSGETPPPIDLTELPSDRETEDEVSNLSYRGGSAIPEPDSGETPPPIDLMQLPSDRETEDEVSNLSYREGGIPELDSGETPPPIDLMQLPSDRKTEDEVSNLSYRGGGAIPELDSGETPPPIDLTELPSDRETEDEVSNLSYREDGAIPKLDSRETPPP; translated from the exons ATGGTGGTTGACggtgccccctcctccccctcacggGGGCGGCCCGACAGCAACTCGAGCCCCGAGGCGTGCGGCCTGAGCGCCGGGCAGCTGCAGCGGTACCGCGAGTGCGTGGCCCGGGCCAAGGAGCAGGCGCGGGCGGGCGAGCTGCAGGCGGCGCTCGGCCTGCTGACCGAGGCGCTGGCGCTGCGGCCGAGCGAGCGGCTGGAGCGGCGGGTGCAGCGGGTACAGGAGGCGCTGGCGGCGCAGGAGGGCGAGGACGAGGATGAGTGGGTGCCGGTGGACGGCTGCGAGCTGCGCCTCTACCGCCAGCTCTTCGAGCGGCTGCACCCGCACCAGCGGCGCGGCGTGGCCTTCCTGCACCGCCTGTACGCCGAGCAGCGCGGCGGCGGCATCCTGGCCGACGACATGGGCCTGGGCAAGACGGTGCAGCTGCTCGCCTTCCTCTCGGGCATGTTCGACGCCGGCCTGGTGCACTGCTGCCTGGTGCTGATGCCCGCCTCCCTGCTGGCCAACTGGCTGGCCGAGTTCGCCACCTGGACGCCGGGGCTGCGAGTCAAGG CGTTCCACGGCTCAAAGGTGGAGCGGAGCAGGaacctggagagggtgcagcgcAAAGGAGGGGTGATCATCACCACCTACCAGCTGGTGAACTACAACCTGGACCAGCTTTCCCACCTGGACGGCAGGCGGTTCACCTGGGACTACATGGTCCTGGACGAGGCGCACAAGATCAAGTCCCAGCTGAGCAAGACCACCAAGCAGGTCAACGCCGTACCAGCCAAGAACCGGGTGCTGCTGACAGGCACCCCCGTGCAGAACAACCTGCAGGAGATGTGGACCCTCTTTGACTTTGCCTGCCAGGGCTCGTTGCTGGGGCCCCTGAAGACCTTCAAGTCAATGTACGAGAACCCCATCACCAGGGCGAGGGAGAAGGATGCCACCCCCCAGGAGAAGGCGCTGGGACTTCGCATCTCGGAGAGCCTCATGCGACTGATCCAGCCTTACTTCCTGCGGCGGACAAAGGAGGGCATTCAGATGCGGGGGGGACTTCTGGGGACTGAATCCGAGGGGCAGGAGTCCCCACCCTTGGGTGAGATACTGTGGTTGAGCAGGAAGAATGACCTGATTGTGTGGATCCACCTCAGCCAGATCCAGGAGGAGATCTACAGGAAGTTTGTGTCGTCCGAGCTGATTCGGGAGCTGCTACAGACCAAGCTCTCCCCCCTGGTCCAGCTCAACAACCTGAAGAAGCTTTGTGACCACCCAAGGCTGCTGTCCAAGAGGATCTGGGAGGAGCTGGGGCTGGGCGGGGGCACAGAGGCTGGAGATGGCTATGACATCCGCCAGGTCTCCAACGAGCTACTGGTGCAGGAGTCGGGCAAGCTGGTCTTCCTGCTGGGGctgctggagaggctgcaggagGAGGGCCACCGGACCCTGGTCTTCTCCCAGTCGAGGAAGATGCTGGACATCATCCAGCGGGTTCTCACTACCCGGGGCTTCCAGCTGGCCCGCATGGATGGCACCATGGCCTTGCCAGAGCGCCAGAAGGTAGTGGAAAACTTCCAGCGCCGTCCCAACTGCTCGGTCTTCCTGCTCACCacccaggtgggaggggtgggcCTCACCCTCACGGCTGCCGACCGGGTGGTGATCATCGACCCCAGCTGGAACCCCGCCACCGACGCCCAGGCCGTGGACAGGGCCTACAGGATCGGGCAGACCGCCAACGTGGTGATCTATAGGCTGGTCACCtgcggcagtgtggaggaaaagatcTACAGGAGGCAGATCTTCAAAG ATTCCCTGATCCGCCAGTCAGTCGGGGAGAGGAAGAATCCCTTCCGATACTTCAGCAGACAAGAGCTGAGGGAACTGTTCGTGCTGGAGGACACCAGGTACTCGAGCACGCAGAGGCAGCTGCAGACTGTGCACGCCAGCCAGCGGGAGATGGACGCGGAACTGGGGCAGCACATCGCCTTCCTGCACGGCCTGCCCATGTTCGGCGTGACACACCACAACCTCgtccattcacaggatgtggcgcCGGACGAGGAGAACCGAGTCAGCGACCCCGCCTCGCAGCAGTACATCCAGGAGCGAGTGCAGCTGGCGCAAGAGCTGGTGGCAGTGGGGTCGCAGTCACAGAGGGAGCCGGGCTGGCTGGATGTACCTCCGAGCCCTCTGGTCCTCAAGG GTAGAGGACGAGGAAGAACCAACCCAGAGCTGGATTCTGGAGAGACCCCACCCCCCATAGACTTGACGGAGCTGCCCAGCGACAGGGAGATGGAGGACGAGGTGTCCAACCTGAGCT ACAGAGAAGAGGGCGTCCCAGAGCTGGATTCCGGAGAGACCCCACCCCCCATAGACTTGACGGAGCTGCCCAGCGACAGGGAGACGGAGGACGAGGTGTCCAACCTGAGCT ACAGAGGAGGCAGCGCCATCCCAGAGCCGGATTCCGGAGAGACCCCACCCCCCATAGACTTGATGCAGCTGCCCAGCGACAGGGAGACGGAGGACGAGGTGTCCAACCTGAGCT ACAGAGAAGGGGGCATCCCAGAGCTGGATTCCGGAGAGACCCCACCCCCCATAGACTTGATGCAGCTGCCCAGCGACAGGAAGACAGAGGATGAGGTGTCCAACCTGAGCT ACAGAGGAGGCGGCGCCATCCCAGAGTTGGATTCCGGAGAGACCCCACCCCCCATAGACTTGACGGAGCTGCCCAGCGACAGGGAGACGGAGGACGAGGTGTCCAACCTGAGCT ACAGAGAAGATGGCGCCATTCCAAAGCTGGATTCCAGAGAGACCCCACCCCCATAG